The Saccharothrix violaceirubra genome segment CAGCCCATGGAACGCGAACACGCTGGTTCTCGCACTCGGCGTGGCGCTGTGCACCGTCAGCTACATCCTGGGGCGTATCTCCGTCGCCGCAGTGACCCACAACCGGGTGGCACCGCCCACCCGCCGACCGTTCGTGGTGGCGGGTGTCGCGTTCGCCGTCGCGGTGCTCTGCCTGTTGATCACTCTGGCGTCGTGAGCAGTCCCGACACCACCGCGCGCAACTCCGCGAGCCGCGCCTGAGCCCGGGACCGGGCCGGAGCGAGGTCGTCGGCCACCGGTTCGACGACCTCCAGGTACGCCTTCAGCTTCGGTTCGGTCCCCGACGGGCGGACGATCACGCGCACGCCATCGGCACGCAAGCGCACCACGTCCGCCTCCGGCAACAAGTCCTCGAACGAAAAGCCTTCGGGCGGATTGGCCCGCAGCCGGGACATCAATGCCCCGATCCGGCTCAAGTCGTCGAATCTCAACGACACCTGATCGGTCAGGTGCACGCCGTGCTCCACGGCCAACTGGTCGAGGGCGTCGAGCAGCGTCCGCCCGGACGACTTCAGCCCCGCCGCCAGGTCGCACGCCAGCACCGCCGCCGAGATGCCGTCCTTGTCGTTCACGGCCGCCGGGTCGACGCACAACCCGAGCGCCTCCTCGTACGCGAACACCAGCCCCTCGCCGGCGCGGACCAGCCACTTGAAGCCCGTCAACGTCTCCGCGTACCGCGCGCCGGCCTTGTCCGCCACGGACTTGAGCAGTGACGACGACACGATCGTGGTAGCCACCAACGGGTCCGGCTGGGTGGTCGTCGACAGCACCAACGACCCCAGCAGCACGCCCGTCTCGTCGCCACGCAGCATCCGCCACGACCCGTCGCGCTCCCGCACGCCCAACGCGCATCGGTCCGCGTCCGGGTCCAGGGCGATCGCCAGGTCGGCGCCCGACGACGCCGCCAACTCCAGCAGCAGGTCGGCCGCGCCGGGTTCCTCGGGGTTCGGGAACGCCACCGTCGGGAACTCGGCGTCGGGCACGGCCTGCTCACGCACCACGCGCACGTCCGTGAACCCGGCCCGCTGCAACGCCGCCACGGCCGTGGCACCACCGACGCCGTGCATGGGCGTCAACACGACGCGCAGGTCACGGCTGGTGCCTGTCGGCAGCGAGGCCACCCGGTCGAGATACTCCTCGACCACCGAATCGGGCAAAGTCGTGTAGCTGTCCGACGTAGGCACCGAGACCGCCGACGGCACCGCGGCGATCGCCGCCTCGATCTCCCGGTCGGCCGGCGGCACGATCTGGCCGCCGCCGTCCAGGTAGAGCTTGTAGCCGTTGTCCGCCGGCGGGTTGTGCGACGCGGTGATCTGCACGCCCGCGAGCGCGTCGTTCCGCCGGACGAGGTACGCCAACACCGGCGTCGGCAACGGGCCGGGCAGCACGCGCACGTCGAAACCCGCGGCGGCCAGCACCGAGGCCGCCGCCGCGCAGAACTCCTCCGACCCGTGCCGCGCGTCCCGTCCCACGAACACGGTCCCCCGCGAGCGCAACCACGCCGCCAACCCCGCCGTGGTCCGCACGACCACCGCCCGGTTCATCCCGTTCGGCCCGGCCCGCACCGGACCGCGCAGGCCGGCCGTGCCGAACGTCAGCGGTCCGGACATCCGGTCGGCCAGTTCCTCGAGTGCCGCCGCGTCCCCGACCATGGCCGACGCCACCAGGTTCTGCAGCGCGGTCCGGTCCTCGGGCGACGGGTCGTCGGCGATCCAACGGAACGCGGCGTCGCGCAACGCGGGGGACAGGCTCACGCCCGCTCCACCAGCGCGCGCAGGAACGTGCCCATGCGGCTCGCGGACGCGCGCCCGGCCTCCAGGACCTCCTCGTGGTTCAGCGGTTCGCCGGTGATGCCGGCCGCGAGGTTGGTGACCAGCGACAGGCCGAAGACCTCGACACCCTCGGCGCGGGCCGCGATCGCCTCCAGCACGGTCGACATGCCGACCAGGTCGGCGCCCATCGTGCGCAGCATCCGGATCTCGGCCGGGGTCTCGAAGTGCGGACCGGGCAGGCCCGCGTAGACGCCCTCTTCGAGCGTCGGGTCGATCTCGCGGCTCAACGCGCGCAACCGGGGCGAGTACAGGTCGGTCAGGTCGACGAACCGCGCGCCGACCAGCGGCGAGGACGCGGTCAGGTTGAGGTGGTCGCTGATCAGGACGGGCTGGCCGACCGTCATGCCCTGGCGCAGGCCGCCGGCCGCGTTCGTCAGGACCACGGTCTTGACGCCCGCCGCCGCCGCGGTGCGGACGTTGTGGACGACCTTCTCGATGCCCTTGCCCTCGTAACCGTGCGTGCGGCCGAGCATGACCAGGACGTTCTTGCCCGCCACCGGAACCGAGCGGATCGTGCCGCCGTGGCCGAACGCGGTCGGCGCGGCGAAGCCGGGCAGGTCGGCCATCGCCACCTCGGACGCCGGGTCGCCGACCAGGTCGGCGGCGGGCCGCCAGCCGGAACCCAGGATCACGGCGATGTCGTGGCTGTCCACGCCGGTCCGTTCACGCAGGCGGGCGGCGGCCAGTGCTTCGGGCGTGGTGTTCTCTGCGGTCACGGCCGCGAGCCTAATCCGGTCCGGGGCCCGCCGGCCGCCCGAACCGCCCCCGTTCCCGATCTTCGGACACCCCGCGAGTCCTCCACTCGGACACCCTGAGACACGCGTTCGGGCACCTCCCTTCGGGTGATTCCCGAACGCACAACTCGCGGTGCCTGAACGCATAACTCGCGCGTGGAGCCGGTCAGCCCACCGTGAACGAGTTCGCGATCGGTCCGAACAACCGCGTCCGACCGGCCTCCTCCTGGTCGGTGGGGAACGAGACCTCCACGACCCACAGGCTCGGCCCGGCCGGCACCAACCGCGAGTACCGGCTGCGCCGAAGATCCGGCTCGGCCCCCCGGCCGGGACCGGTGGACGTGGTCTGCTCGACCGTGCGGTACGAGAACAGGATCCCGCCCGTGGACGGCGTCACGGCCTGACCGAAGATCCGGTCCGGTCCCCAACGCTCCGCCACCGCTTTCACGTAGTCCTCGTCGGTCAACTTCGGGTAGAAGACCGTGAACTTCTGCACGGTCACCTCGTACACCCCGTCCGGCGACACGAAGTGCACGACCGTGCTCGGCGGCAGGATCTGGTGCAGGCGCTGTTCCACGAACTGTGTCCAGTCCACGCCGACCGACAGCCCGAACTCCGTGTCCCGCTCGCCGTTGGCCGCCGCCGCCGACGCGCGCACCGGCTGCAACGGCAGGTCGTCGGGAAGCGGCGACACGGTCGGCCGCGCGCCCGTGGCCGGTGGCAACGGCGACGTCCCCGCGAGCGTCCGCGTCGCCGCGAAGCCCCCGACGCTTGCCACCACGAACAGCACCA includes the following:
- a CDS encoding phospho-sugar mutase is translated as MSLSPALRDAAFRWIADDPSPEDRTALQNLVASAMVGDAAALEELADRMSGPLTFGTAGLRGPVRAGPNGMNRAVVVRTTAGLAAWLRSRGTVFVGRDARHGSEEFCAAAASVLAAAGFDVRVLPGPLPTPVLAYLVRRNDALAGVQITASHNPPADNGYKLYLDGGGQIVPPADREIEAAIAAVPSAVSVPTSDSYTTLPDSVVEEYLDRVASLPTGTSRDLRVVLTPMHGVGGATAVAALQRAGFTDVRVVREQAVPDAEFPTVAFPNPEEPGAADLLLELAASSGADLAIALDPDADRCALGVRERDGSWRMLRGDETGVLLGSLVLSTTTQPDPLVATTIVSSSLLKSVADKAGARYAETLTGFKWLVRAGEGLVFAYEEALGLCVDPAAVNDKDGISAAVLACDLAAGLKSSGRTLLDALDQLAVEHGVHLTDQVSLRFDDLSRIGALMSRLRANPPEGFSFEDLLPEADVVRLRADGVRVIVRPSGTEPKLKAYLEVVEPVADDLAPARSRAQARLAELRAVVSGLLTTPE
- a CDS encoding purine-nucleoside phosphorylase; this encodes MTAENTTPEALAAARLRERTGVDSHDIAVILGSGWRPAADLVGDPASEVAMADLPGFAAPTAFGHGGTIRSVPVAGKNVLVMLGRTHGYEGKGIEKVVHNVRTAAAAGVKTVVLTNAAGGLRQGMTVGQPVLISDHLNLTASSPLVGARFVDLTDLYSPRLRALSREIDPTLEEGVYAGLPGPHFETPAEIRMLRTMGADLVGMSTVLEAIAARAEGVEVFGLSLVTNLAAGITGEPLNHEEVLEAGRASASRMGTFLRALVERA